A portion of the Juglans microcarpa x Juglans regia isolate MS1-56 chromosome 1D, Jm3101_v1.0, whole genome shotgun sequence genome contains these proteins:
- the LOC121254328 gene encoding transcription factor IBH1-like has product MIPKGVSLNPNSRKTRFARRFICALSQMRNPRPVSSSNEEEVRKRSHKIKIAAYLSMARAVGSRRAWSRALLFKLRTRARRHNIMIGRRSLCLKKKRVIKNDPLGELSQTNKLRHLVPGGKTMDMCSLLEETAHFVTCLATQVKVMQTIADHFAK; this is encoded by the coding sequence ATGATCCCAAAGGGTGTATCCCTTAATCCCAACTCCCGCAAAACAAGGTTTGCTCGTAGATTTATCTGTGCCCTCTCGCAAATGAGAAACCCTAGACCAGTTTCCTCCTCCAACGAGGAAGAAGTCCGTAAACGAAGCCACAAAATAAAGATCGCTGCTTATCTGTCGATGGCGCGCGCAGTTGGGTCGAGGAGGGCTTGGAGCCGGGCCCTTCTTTTCAAGCTTCGAACGCGAGCAAGGCGCCACAATATCATGATCGGGAGGAGGTCTCTCtgcttgaagaagaaaagggtCATTAAGAATGATCCCCTAGGGGAGCTAAGCCAAACCAACAAGCTTAGACATCTTGTACCAGGTGGGAAAACCATGGATATGTGCAGCTTGTTGGAGGAGACAGCCCACTTTGTAACGTGTCTTGCTACCCAGGTTAAGGTCATGCAGACTATAGCCGATCACTTTGCTAAATGA